Proteins from a genomic interval of Candidatus Eremiobacterota bacterium:
- a CDS encoding CoA-transferase produces the protein MHEVIESGQGPLFAEPDADKAREFFRKKKRSLYHKVMSVKEAVSLFVHDGDYLAIGGFGANRIPTAVCHEIVRQGRKNMGFAGHTSTHDFQILSAGEVFNRCDIAYIVGLEARGLSPNARRYMASGKVQCCEWTNYSLALRFKAAAMGVSFLPARVMMGTDTFKHSASKVIKCPFTGQLYVLCPALWPDVAAIHVHEADVYGNARFKGISVADIELARAAKHLIITCERLVPNEEIRRDPTLTTIPFYLVDAVCEVPYGSYPGNMPYEYFSDEDHIALWLSTEKDEARFAEFLGKHILKTRDFNEYLEVCGGIKRLQEIRREEFLIESPQRSE, from the coding sequence ATGCACGAGGTCATTGAAAGCGGCCAGGGCCCTCTTTTCGCAGAGCCCGACGCAGATAAGGCCAGGGAGTTTTTTCGAAAGAAAAAGCGGTCCCTTTACCACAAGGTGATGTCCGTCAAAGAGGCGGTGTCGCTCTTTGTCCATGACGGCGACTATCTCGCCATCGGTGGTTTTGGCGCTAACAGGATCCCTACGGCTGTCTGTCATGAAATAGTGAGGCAGGGGAGGAAGAATATGGGCTTCGCCGGCCACACTTCGACCCATGATTTCCAGATACTCTCGGCAGGCGAGGTTTTCAACCGCTGTGATATCGCCTATATTGTGGGCCTCGAGGCCAGGGGGCTTTCACCCAATGCAAGGCGCTACATGGCAAGCGGCAAGGTGCAGTGCTGCGAGTGGACCAATTACTCCCTGGCCCTCCGCTTCAAAGCTGCCGCGATGGGAGTCTCCTTTCTCCCTGCCCGGGTGATGATGGGAACTGATACCTTCAAGCACAGCGCCTCGAAAGTGATAAAATGCCCCTTCACGGGACAGCTTTATGTGCTCTGCCCCGCATTGTGGCCTGATGTGGCCGCGATCCATGTCCATGAGGCCGATGTGTATGGAAATGCAAGGTTCAAGGGCATATCGGTAGCTGATATTGAGCTTGCCAGGGCGGCAAAGCACCTGATCATCACATGCGAGCGCCTTGTTCCCAATGAGGAGATAAGGCGCGATCCCACCCTCACCACTATTCCTTTCTACCTTGTCGATGCCGTCTGTGAAGTGCCCTACGGGAGCTACCCCGGGAATATGCCCTACGAGTATTTTTCCGATGAGGACCATATCGCGCTTTGGCTCAGCACGGAAAAGGACGAGGCCCGGTTCGCAGAGTTCCTCGGAAAGCATATCCTCAAGACCAGAGATTTCAACGAGTATCTCGAGGTATGCGGCGGCATCAAAAGGCTGCAGGAGATCCGCCGCGAGGAGTTCCTTATCGAATCGCCGCAAAGGAGTGAGTGA